A stretch of Spirosoma oryzicola DNA encodes these proteins:
- a CDS encoding GH3 auxin-responsive promoter family protein produces MGIRSVVSKPLAKWVVERQQAWMYRPAEAQQRWLQQLLEGGRNTVFGRIHHFRDIQTVEDFRQAVPVRDYEDLRPYIDQILAGTSDVLWKGKPLYFAKTSGTTSGTKYIPITHDSIPNHINSARDALLNYVHQTGNSGFLDKKLIFLSGSPELTQKAGINIGRLSGIANHHVPAYLRTNQLPSYETNTIEDWETKLERIIDETIDQPMSLISGIPPWVQMYFDRIQERTGKLIKDVFPDFSLFVYGGVNFEPYRAKLYESIGKRIDSIETYPASEGFIAFQDTQTEEGLLMLLDSGIFYEFIAADEFFTENPRRLTIEEVELGKNYAVIINNNAGLWGYSLGDTVKFVSREPYRLLVTGRIKHFISAFGEHVIGEEVEKALQYAMQRHPETEVVEFTVAPMVSPSEGLPYHEWLIEFATPPNDLASFARDIDNRLIGLNVYYDDLITGSILQPLKLTSLPRGAFQRYMKSQGKLGGQNKVPRLANDRKIADGLLEIPKTV; encoded by the coding sequence ATGGGAATTCGTTCAGTCGTAAGTAAGCCACTGGCTAAATGGGTGGTAGAGCGGCAACAGGCGTGGATGTACAGACCCGCCGAAGCCCAGCAGCGCTGGTTACAGCAGTTGCTCGAAGGCGGTCGAAACACGGTGTTTGGCCGAATTCATCACTTCCGGGATATCCAAACGGTCGAAGACTTTCGGCAGGCTGTACCCGTCCGCGATTATGAAGATCTTAGACCGTATATCGACCAGATCCTAGCCGGTACGTCGGATGTCCTCTGGAAAGGCAAGCCGCTTTATTTTGCCAAAACGTCCGGTACAACCTCCGGCACGAAGTATATTCCCATTACCCATGACTCCATTCCAAACCACATCAACTCAGCTCGTGACGCACTGCTGAATTACGTTCACCAAACGGGCAACAGTGGTTTTCTGGATAAGAAGCTTATTTTTCTTTCGGGCAGTCCTGAACTTACTCAAAAAGCGGGTATCAACATTGGTCGATTGTCGGGCATCGCGAATCACCATGTTCCAGCTTACCTGCGCACGAACCAGTTGCCCAGCTACGAAACAAACACCATTGAAGACTGGGAGACGAAGCTTGAGCGGATCATCGATGAAACAATCGATCAGCCGATGTCGCTGATCTCGGGAATCCCCCCCTGGGTGCAGATGTATTTCGACCGAATCCAGGAACGCACGGGTAAATTGATTAAGGACGTGTTTCCCGATTTCTCGCTGTTCGTGTACGGTGGTGTTAACTTCGAGCCGTATCGCGCGAAGCTGTACGAAAGCATCGGCAAGCGGATCGACTCCATCGAAACATACCCAGCCTCGGAAGGCTTCATTGCGTTTCAGGATACGCAGACCGAAGAGGGTCTGTTGATGTTGCTAGACAGCGGTATCTTTTATGAATTTATTGCCGCTGACGAGTTCTTTACGGAAAACCCGCGCCGACTAACCATCGAAGAAGTGGAGCTGGGAAAAAACTACGCGGTCATTATCAACAACAACGCCGGGCTGTGGGGCTATTCGCTAGGCGACACGGTCAAGTTTGTTTCGCGGGAGCCTTACCGGCTACTGGTAACGGGACGCATCAAGCACTTTATTTCGGCCTTTGGCGAACACGTCATTGGCGAAGAAGTAGAGAAAGCGCTCCAGTACGCCATGCAGCGCCATCCCGAAACGGAAGTCGTCGAATTTACCGTCGCTCCGATGGTAAGTCCTTCGGAAGGTTTACCGTACCATGAGTGGCTAATTGAATTTGCTACGCCCCCTAACGATCTAGCTTCATTTGCCCGCGATATTGACAACCGACTGATTGGTTTAAACGTATATTACGACGATCTGATTACAGGCTCTATCTTACAACCACTGAAGTTGACCAGCTTACCACGCGGAGCTTTTCAGCGTTACATGAAGTCGCAGGGTAAGCTAGGTGGTCAGAACAAAGTACCTCGTCTGGCCAACGACCGAAAAATTGCCGATGGATTACTGGAAATCCCGAAAACGGTTTAG
- a CDS encoding rod shape-determining protein translates to MGLFNFLTSDIAIDLGTANTLIIHKDRIVVDEPSIIAMDKASGKVLAIGHKAMQMHEKTNENIKTIRPLKDGVIADFTAAELMIRGMIKMIDTGSKLFSPSHRMVICIPSGITEVEKRAVKDSAEHAGAKEVYMVHEPIAAAIGIGIDITQPNGTMIVDIGGGTTEIAVIALSGIVCEQSIRIAGDVFTRDIVDYMRREHNLLIGERSAEQIKMEVGSALPELDNPPADYEIRGRDLMTGIPKEIKVTYSEIAYALDKSISKIEEATMKALEISPPELSADIYTNGIHLTGGGALLHGLDKRLGAKTKLPIHVADDPLKAVVKGTGEVIKNLDMYRSVLIS, encoded by the coding sequence ATGGGACTTTTCAATTTTTTAACCAGCGACATTGCTATTGACCTGGGCACGGCGAATACCTTGATTATTCACAAGGATCGGATTGTGGTGGATGAGCCTTCGATTATTGCAATGGACAAAGCCAGTGGGAAAGTGCTGGCTATTGGCCACAAGGCCATGCAAATGCACGAAAAGACCAATGAAAATATTAAGACTATCCGTCCGTTGAAAGACGGCGTGATTGCTGACTTTACAGCCGCCGAGTTGATGATTCGGGGTATGATCAAAATGATCGATACCGGCAGTAAGCTTTTCTCTCCTTCTCACCGGATGGTGATCTGTATTCCATCAGGCATTACGGAGGTTGAGAAGCGGGCCGTTAAAGATTCTGCTGAGCATGCCGGGGCCAAGGAAGTATACATGGTGCATGAGCCAATTGCCGCTGCTATCGGTATCGGTATTGACATTACGCAGCCGAACGGAACGATGATCGTTGACATCGGTGGGGGCACTACCGAAATTGCCGTAATCGCGCTGTCGGGTATCGTCTGCGAACAGTCTATCCGTATTGCGGGCGACGTGTTCACGCGTGACATTGTCGACTACATGCGCCGGGAACACAACCTGCTTATTGGAGAACGCTCGGCGGAGCAGATCAAGATGGAAGTTGGCTCGGCACTGCCCGAACTCGACAACCCGCCGGCTGACTACGAAATTCGCGGTCGTGACCTGATGACGGGTATTCCCAAAGAAATCAAGGTTACGTATAGCGAGATTGCCTACGCGCTCGATAAATCGATTTCGAAAATTGAAGAGGCTACCATGAAGGCGCTGGAAATTTCGCCACCGGAGCTTTCGGCGGATATTTACACGAATGGTATTCACCTGACCGGGGGCGGTGCGCTGCTGCACGGACTTGATAAGCGCCTGGGTGCAAAAACCAAGCTGCCTATTCACGTGGCCGATGATCCGCTCAAAGCCGTTGTAAAAGGCACGGGCGAAGTAATTAAGAATTTGGATATGTACCGGTCGGTACTGATTAGTTAA
- the mreC gene encoding rod shape-determining protein MreC, with protein MGELVDFFVRSRNFILFVLLEVLCFYFIINTSNYWSATYFNTSNRYAAKVLAWSNAANEYTRLRQVNADLAMENQRLNTRLTRLLQSKPAAPAEYQADSAFADRFKYTVAKVVDNTTQFANNYITIDKGTDDGIRPGMGVLSPTGIVGKVKVCNRHFSVVTSILHSEYLVSSRLTKAGDVGTAKWDGVDPHLIKLNDISLTKTVNKGDSAVTSEYNTTFPPGILVGRVRSVGVQPNKTFHDITLLLSTNFSNLSFVYVVENRLQQEQDQLEKQVETEK; from the coding sequence ATGGGCGAGTTAGTCGATTTTTTTGTTCGAAGCCGAAACTTCATTTTGTTTGTGCTATTGGAAGTACTTTGCTTCTATTTTATCATCAACACAAGCAATTACTGGAGCGCAACGTATTTCAACACCTCGAACCGATACGCGGCAAAGGTGTTGGCGTGGTCGAATGCGGCCAACGAGTACACACGATTGCGGCAGGTTAACGCCGATTTGGCTATGGAAAACCAGCGGCTCAATACCCGCCTGACCCGGTTACTCCAGAGCAAACCCGCTGCCCCTGCTGAATACCAAGCTGATTCAGCCTTTGCCGACCGATTCAAATACACCGTAGCGAAGGTGGTTGACAACACCACGCAATTCGCCAACAACTATATCACGATCGACAAGGGAACCGACGACGGTATTCGTCCGGGGATGGGTGTGCTTTCACCAACAGGAATAGTCGGCAAGGTGAAAGTGTGTAACCGTCATTTTTCGGTCGTTACGTCCATCCTGCATTCCGAGTATCTAGTTTCCTCGCGACTGACGAAAGCTGGTGATGTTGGAACCGCTAAATGGGATGGCGTCGATCCGCACCTGATCAAGCTCAATGACATTTCGCTGACGAAAACGGTTAATAAGGGTGACTCTGCGGTTACTTCCGAATACAACACAACGTTTCCTCCGGGGATTCTGGTGGGGCGCGTTCGGTCGGTTGGTGTGCAACCAAACAAGACATTCCACGATATAACGCTTCTGTTGTCAACAAACTTTAGTAACCTCTCCTTTGTGTATGTGGTCGAAAATCGGTTGCAGCAGGAGCAGGATCAGTTGGAAAAACAAGTCGAAACGGAAAAATGA
- a CDS encoding GAF domain-containing protein, with translation MAETLFIPQTADRKAVYESLVPQIAALIEGEPDLIANLANIAAALKEAFGFFWVGFYLSKDNQLVLGPFQGPIACTRIAFDKGVCGAAYTRRETILVPDVDQFPGHIACSSASKSEVVVPIVNRTGEVIMVLDVDSDQLNDFTEVDVQGLEQIAALITAL, from the coding sequence ATGGCAGAAACACTTTTCATTCCGCAAACAGCCGACCGTAAAGCCGTCTACGAAAGCTTAGTACCACAAATAGCCGCCTTGATTGAAGGCGAACCAGACCTGATCGCTAACCTGGCCAATATTGCCGCTGCCCTCAAAGAAGCGTTCGGCTTTTTCTGGGTTGGCTTCTACCTCAGTAAAGACAACCAGCTTGTGCTCGGACCTTTTCAGGGACCAATTGCCTGCACGCGCATTGCATTCGATAAAGGCGTTTGCGGAGCCGCCTACACCCGGCGGGAGACGATTTTAGTACCCGACGTTGACCAGTTTCCAGGGCATATTGCTTGCAGTTCGGCGTCTAAATCCGAAGTTGTTGTCCCGATCGTCAACCGTACGGGCGAGGTGATTATGGTCCTGGATGTAGACAGTGATCAGCTTAATGACTTTACGGAGGTCGATGTGCAGGGGTTAGAGCAAATTGCCGCTTTGATTACCGCTTTGTGA
- a CDS encoding c-type cytochrome domain-containing protein produces MNKLILVQANASQPSDWALFFGHFHPLIVHLPIGFLLIAGLLELDRLIRRNSVSTHTITLILFWSAVSATLACVFGYLLSLGGGYDAATLTSHQWQGIGVAVFAWIAWAVKWENLGRIIPFAQLMYLPALGVALLFLLSAGHQGGNLTHGSDYLTQYAPEPIRTLAGLPPKQNEIKIEPISDVNQALVYQQIVNPILQTRCVQCHNADKAKAGLRLDNPAMIKKGYEDGPVFVAGNSKGSELTKVCLLPETDDNHMPPKGKPQLTDSQIALLTWWIDQGASFDKKVADLAVNDAIRPVLAGLAKGSSEKESSEKQVALAGPSPESPVLTMTVPAADPKAVDELKKTGLLVLPLSKEHNQLEVSAVNARSFSDAQAALLPALREQIVWLKVSDTEVTDAALTHIAQLKNLQKLHLEQTKVTDAGLKQLAGLTHLEYLNLYGTAVTDAGLNELTKLKNLKTVYLWQTKVTPQGLASLKKTMPNLEVIGGSDDQSIAKATATDQEEPKKN; encoded by the coding sequence ATGAACAAACTGATTTTAGTACAGGCAAATGCATCGCAACCGTCTGACTGGGCGCTGTTTTTTGGTCATTTCCACCCGCTTATTGTTCACCTCCCCATTGGCTTTTTGCTTATCGCAGGTCTGCTCGAACTGGACCGGTTAATCCGCCGTAATTCGGTCAGCACACATACCATCACGCTTATTCTGTTCTGGTCGGCGGTCAGCGCGACCTTAGCCTGTGTGTTTGGTTATTTGTTATCGCTGGGGGGCGGGTATGATGCCGCGACCCTGACCAGCCATCAATGGCAAGGGATCGGCGTCGCAGTGTTTGCGTGGATTGCCTGGGCGGTCAAGTGGGAAAATTTGGGTCGTATCATTCCCTTCGCGCAACTGATGTACCTGCCTGCGCTTGGAGTAGCACTGTTGTTTCTATTGTCCGCTGGTCATCAGGGTGGCAACCTGACGCACGGGTCGGACTACCTGACCCAGTACGCGCCTGAACCCATTCGAACGCTGGCGGGCTTACCACCGAAGCAAAACGAAATCAAAATTGAGCCAATCTCCGACGTGAATCAGGCGCTGGTGTATCAGCAGATCGTTAACCCGATTTTGCAGACGCGCTGCGTTCAGTGTCACAATGCCGACAAAGCCAAGGCTGGCCTACGCCTTGATAACCCCGCTATGATCAAGAAAGGCTATGAAGATGGTCCGGTTTTCGTCGCGGGGAACAGCAAGGGTAGCGAACTGACGAAAGTTTGTCTGCTGCCCGAAACCGACGACAACCACATGCCGCCGAAAGGGAAGCCGCAACTGACGGATAGCCAGATCGCGCTGCTGACCTGGTGGATTGATCAGGGCGCTTCGTTTGACAAGAAAGTAGCGGACCTCGCTGTTAATGACGCGATTCGTCCGGTGTTAGCTGGATTGGCGAAGGGTAGTTCAGAAAAGGAATCGTCGGAGAAGCAGGTTGCGTTAGCGGGACCTTCACCCGAATCGCCGGTGCTGACCATGACGGTTCCGGCGGCTGATCCGAAAGCTGTAGACGAACTCAAAAAAACGGGTCTGTTGGTACTACCGCTTTCCAAAGAGCACAATCAATTGGAGGTTAGTGCCGTTAATGCGCGGAGTTTTAGTGATGCACAAGCGGCTTTGCTGCCTGCACTGCGTGAACAGATCGTATGGTTGAAGGTAAGTGATACTGAGGTGACCGATGCGGCATTAACGCATATCGCTCAATTGAAAAACCTGCAAAAGCTTCACCTCGAACAAACCAAAGTGACCGATGCGGGGCTGAAACAACTGGCTGGATTAACCCATCTGGAGTACCTGAACCTGTACGGTACAGCCGTGACGGACGCTGGTCTCAACGAATTGACAAAGTTGAAAAATCTAAAGACCGTTTACCTCTGGCAAACCAAAGTAACACCGCAGGGGCTGGCTTCTCTGAAGAAAACGATGCCGAACCTGGAAGTGATTGGGGGCAGCGACGACCAGTCGATTGCCAAAGCGACCGCTACGGATCAGGAAGAACCGAAGAAGAATTGA
- a CDS encoding sensor histidine kinase: protein MNLPLRTRYLIYITAVHLVLLALMGWILRENKALFIASEVLILISAYVAVRIYRAFQQPAEFITSGIEAIRDKDFSIKFVQTGNREVDELITVYNLMIDQLRQERTRQAEQQFFLDKLIEAAPIAILVFDFDDRIASINPRACQLLSVHPNDVIGKQLADLGYSLLAHIADLVDGDSRIMKPNGIETYKVLRSNFVDRGFRRSFLIIEELTPEILATEKNAYSKVIRMMAHEVNNSIGAVNSILNIAESELPDPDLRSAVQVAIDRNERLNRFMRRFADVVRLPTPHLLPGDVTELARNVVRLMQPQAEAQHVTLTLISSTTPVTQPMDVGQLEQVLVNIIKNAIEACKAGQIVEVQVKARQLLVRNNGAPISDEIAAKLFNPFFSTRPTGQGIGLTLTREILLNHGFTFSLQTESDGWTVFAIAW from the coding sequence ATGAACTTACCGCTACGCACTCGTTACCTGATTTACATCACGGCTGTTCACCTTGTGCTGCTGGCCCTGATGGGTTGGATCTTGCGGGAGAATAAAGCGTTGTTCATTGCGTCGGAAGTGTTGATTCTTATCTCGGCCTACGTTGCGGTACGTATTTACCGGGCGTTTCAGCAACCTGCCGAGTTCATCACATCGGGTATTGAAGCCATCCGCGACAAAGATTTTTCCATCAAATTTGTCCAAACGGGCAACCGAGAAGTCGATGAGTTGATTACGGTGTATAACCTCATGATCGATCAGCTTCGGCAGGAACGCACCCGGCAGGCTGAACAACAGTTTTTCCTGGATAAACTCATCGAGGCTGCCCCCATTGCCATCCTGGTCTTTGATTTCGACGACCGTATCGCGTCCATCAATCCGAGGGCTTGCCAGCTGCTGAGTGTACACCCCAATGACGTGATCGGAAAGCAGTTGGCCGATTTGGGTTATTCCCTGCTCGCCCACATTGCTGATTTGGTTGACGGCGATTCGCGCATCATGAAGCCTAACGGTATCGAAACCTACAAAGTGCTTCGGTCCAATTTTGTCGACCGTGGTTTCCGCCGTTCATTCCTGATCATTGAAGAACTCACCCCCGAGATTCTGGCTACCGAGAAAAATGCCTACAGTAAAGTTATCCGTATGATGGCGCATGAAGTGAATAACTCCATCGGTGCCGTCAATTCGATTCTGAACATAGCCGAATCCGAACTGCCGGACCCCGACCTACGAAGCGCGGTTCAGGTTGCGATTGACCGTAACGAGCGATTGAATCGGTTTATGCGTCGCTTTGCGGATGTGGTCAGGCTGCCAACGCCCCACCTTCTGCCCGGCGACGTAACCGAACTGGCTCGTAATGTTGTTCGGCTTATGCAGCCGCAGGCGGAAGCGCAGCACGTAACACTTACGCTGATAAGTTCAACTACACCGGTTACGCAGCCAATGGATGTTGGTCAGCTCGAGCAGGTGCTGGTCAATATTATCAAAAACGCCATTGAAGCCTGCAAGGCAGGACAAATAGTAGAAGTACAGGTCAAAGCGCGTCAACTGCTTGTTCGCAACAATGGCGCACCAATTTCCGACGAGATAGCCGCCAAACTGTTCAACCCTTTTTTCAGTACGCGGCCTACCGGACAGGGCATTGGTCTAACGCTTACGCGGGAGATTCTGCTGAACCATGGCTTCACCTTCTCGCTGCAAACCGAGTCCGATGGCTGGACTGTTTTCGCCATTGCCTGGTAA
- a CDS encoding sigma-54-dependent transcriptional regulator: MLLIIDDDIAVQTSLSLLFRKEGFAVRIADGPFETFEILGEETPELILLDMNFSVDTSGDDGLRLLRRIRERLPDVPVILITGWGSIDLAVEGMKAGAQDFITKPWQNEYLVQSVRTALNLAKPDLVSPDRQRLDEQFSFDNIVGEDATLLNVLKTIGRVAPTDAPVLITGESGTGKELIAEAIHQNSRRKRQPFVKVNLGGISSTLFESELFGHVRGAFTDARTDRIGRFELANKGSIFLDEIGDLDPASQVKLLRVLQDRTFEPLGSSKSRTVDVRVICATNRNLDEMVAKGLFREDLLYRINLITVRLPALRERPNDIPRLATYFVNNLKTLYGRPGLHIGKEAMNWLSTLALPGNIRQLKNVVERTVLLAHSDKLTVADFEQNLSQAQTKTVPTVLPQTGTMTLEEMEYQMIQQAMVFHNNRVTRVARALGITRFALYRRLEKFGIPYTTEE, from the coding sequence ATGCTTCTGATTATTGACGACGATATAGCGGTTCAAACGTCGCTTTCCCTGCTGTTCAGGAAAGAAGGATTTGCCGTGCGTATTGCCGACGGCCCCTTCGAGACCTTCGAAATTTTAGGCGAAGAAACACCGGAGCTGATTCTGCTGGACATGAATTTTTCGGTAGATACGTCCGGTGATGATGGGCTACGGCTGTTGCGTCGGATTCGGGAACGGCTGCCCGATGTGCCGGTCATTCTGATTACGGGTTGGGGCAGCATCGATCTGGCCGTGGAAGGAATGAAAGCCGGTGCCCAAGATTTTATTACCAAGCCCTGGCAAAATGAGTACCTTGTTCAGTCGGTTCGTACCGCATTGAATCTGGCGAAACCGGACCTGGTATCACCCGACCGCCAACGTCTTGACGAACAGTTTTCGTTTGATAACATCGTCGGTGAAGACGCCACTCTGCTCAATGTGCTAAAAACAATTGGGCGGGTGGCTCCTACCGATGCCCCGGTACTGATTACGGGTGAGAGCGGCACGGGCAAGGAACTGATCGCGGAAGCCATTCACCAGAACAGCCGACGCAAGCGGCAGCCCTTTGTCAAAGTGAATCTGGGGGGCATCTCCTCTACGTTGTTTGAAAGTGAATTGTTCGGACATGTCCGGGGGGCTTTCACCGACGCCCGCACCGACCGGATCGGACGGTTTGAGTTGGCAAATAAAGGCAGTATCTTCCTGGACGAAATTGGTGATCTTGATCCGGCCAGTCAGGTAAAACTGCTTCGGGTGTTACAGGACCGGACTTTTGAGCCGCTGGGCAGCAGCAAGAGCCGGACGGTCGATGTACGCGTTATCTGCGCCACAAACCGGAATCTGGACGAGATGGTCGCTAAGGGCTTATTTCGCGAAGATTTACTGTACCGGATCAATCTCATTACGGTCCGCTTACCGGCACTGCGCGAACGGCCCAACGACATCCCCCGGCTGGCGACGTACTTTGTCAACAACCTGAAAACACTGTATGGGCGTCCTGGTCTTCACATAGGAAAGGAAGCCATGAACTGGCTATCAACGCTGGCGTTACCGGGCAACATTCGTCAGTTGAAAAACGTGGTCGAGCGCACGGTGCTGCTAGCGCATAGCGATAAACTGACGGTGGCTGATTTTGAACAGAATCTTAGCCAGGCTCAAACAAAGACAGTCCCCACCGTTTTGCCGCAGACAGGCACGATGACACTCGAAGAGATGGAATACCAGATGATTCAGCAGGCGATGGTGTTTCACAATAACCGGGTGACCCGAGTGGCCCGAGCGCTGGGGATCACTCGTTTTGCACTCTACCGGCGATTAGAGAAATTTGGCATTCCCTACACAACCGAGGAATGA
- a CDS encoding ABC transporter permease — protein MISHLFRLIWNKKKAHTLLIVEIWASFMVLFGLATLIVVNVGNYREPLGFAYENVWAIDLNNNQDTTEVANKLGRIVQQLKTYPEVESVSRMSSNFPFSANQMNDGVEYNKRNVVSDRYVTDENFAQTLGISVTDGKWYRNADSVGKYRPMVINEKAKEELFGNENALGKIVSDKFRVVGVMDNFKAKGEFMTNKPAVFELMEAKNSWSNIVLIKVKPGTDAVFEANVVKNIATMVKGWSVEVNYLTDSRKNQHNLVLVPVIIAAIVSGFLLINVALGLFGVLNLSIAKRRGEIGLRRAIGATGSGISTQFIGEIWVLATFAMLIGLLFAVQFPLLNVFDLASGTYMTAIGIAVLIIYGIVTLCALFPSRQAALIQPATALHEE, from the coding sequence ATGATCTCTCATCTCTTTAGACTTATCTGGAATAAGAAAAAGGCCCATACGCTGCTGATCGTCGAGATCTGGGCTTCGTTTATGGTCTTGTTTGGCCTGGCCACCCTCATTGTGGTGAATGTCGGGAATTACCGGGAGCCGCTGGGGTTTGCCTACGAAAACGTGTGGGCCATCGACCTGAACAACAACCAGGATACAACGGAAGTGGCCAATAAACTGGGGCGGATTGTACAGCAACTGAAAACGTATCCAGAAGTAGAATCGGTTTCGCGCATGAGCAGCAACTTTCCGTTTTCGGCAAACCAGATGAACGACGGCGTTGAATACAACAAGCGGAACGTAGTGTCTGACCGTTACGTAACGGACGAGAATTTCGCCCAAACGCTTGGCATCTCCGTAACGGACGGCAAATGGTATCGTAATGCTGACAGCGTCGGTAAATATCGACCAATGGTTATCAACGAGAAAGCCAAAGAAGAACTCTTCGGTAACGAAAACGCCCTAGGAAAAATAGTTAGCGACAAGTTCAGAGTAGTTGGCGTTATGGACAATTTCAAGGCAAAGGGGGAATTCATGACGAATAAACCTGCCGTTTTTGAGCTAATGGAAGCCAAGAATTCCTGGTCCAACATCGTACTCATCAAAGTAAAGCCCGGAACGGATGCGGTCTTCGAAGCCAACGTGGTAAAGAATATTGCAACGATGGTAAAAGGATGGAGCGTGGAAGTCAACTACCTGACCGACTCCCGAAAAAACCAACATAATCTGGTATTGGTCCCGGTTATCATAGCCGCCATTGTGTCGGGTTTTCTGCTGATCAATGTAGCGCTTGGCTTGTTCGGCGTACTAAATCTAAGTATTGCCAAACGTCGGGGCGAAATCGGATTGCGTCGGGCGATCGGGGCGACAGGCAGCGGTATCTCGACCCAGTTTATCGGTGAAATCTGGGTACTGGCGACATTCGCCATGCTGATCGGGCTACTTTTTGCCGTTCAGTTTCCGTTGCTGAACGTTTTCGATTTAGCATCGGGGACGTACATGACAGCTATTGGCATTGCAGTACTCATCATCTACGGAATTGTTACCCTATGCGCTCTATTTCCCAGCCGACAGGCCGCCCTCATTCAACCAGCGACGGCCCTTCACGAGGAATAG
- a CDS encoding ABC transporter permease has translation MLINYIKIAWKVLLRHPFYTFITLFGISLTLTVLMVLTSFLDHLFSSHYPETNRDRSLYIMLMVQRDSARSGRSSGPMSFQFLNKYAKTLKTPERVSIFSAFNSSNAYVGSQRIKLNTKFTDADFWRVMDFDFLEGKPYSEQNITNGDYVAVITDDFRKQYFPDATESAVGKDVEIENIHYKVIGVVKGSPVTRPITYADVYFPYTAPKSNYQRSDMRGGFMSILLAKNKSDLKAINDEFQDRINQIPLPIVENDNKYTYLEVKSEPYAANFIGQILDGGPGLKAILFGALAFILFMLLGLPALNLVNVNVSRIMERASEIGIRKAFGAPIQTLVWQFIVENIFITLIGGAIALLLTSGIIYFINSSGWIAYADLTINLSVFLISIFVCLIFGFLSGVLPALRMSRLSIADALKS, from the coding sequence ATGCTGATAAACTACATAAAAATCGCCTGGAAGGTATTGCTTCGGCATCCGTTCTACACTTTCATTACGCTCTTTGGTATCAGCCTGACCCTCACGGTATTGATGGTACTAACCTCCTTTCTGGATCATCTGTTTAGCAGTCATTATCCTGAGACAAACCGGGACCGCTCGCTCTACATCATGTTGATGGTTCAGCGCGACTCGGCTCGAAGCGGAAGAAGTTCGGGACCGATGAGTTTTCAGTTTCTGAACAAGTACGCTAAAACGCTAAAAACGCCCGAGCGGGTCAGTATCTTTTCCGCCTTCAATAGCTCTAATGCGTACGTGGGTTCGCAGCGCATCAAGCTGAACACCAAATTTACCGACGCCGATTTCTGGCGGGTCATGGACTTCGATTTTCTGGAAGGCAAACCGTACAGTGAGCAGAACATTACCAATGGGGATTACGTGGCGGTTATTACGGACGACTTCAGGAAACAGTACTTTCCCGATGCGACGGAATCGGCGGTTGGCAAAGACGTTGAAATCGAAAACATTCATTACAAAGTCATCGGTGTTGTAAAAGGCAGTCCCGTTACACGCCCAATCACGTACGCCGACGTTTATTTTCCGTACACAGCTCCCAAGAGCAACTACCAGCGAAGCGATATGCGGGGCGGTTTCATGAGTATTTTGCTGGCCAAGAATAAATCAGATCTAAAGGCCATAAACGATGAATTTCAGGACCGCATCAATCAGATACCGTTACCAATTGTCGAAAACGACAATAAGTATACCTATCTGGAAGTAAAATCAGAGCCGTACGCGGCCAATTTCATCGGTCAAATTCTGGACGGTGGCCCTGGGCTCAAAGCCATTCTGTTTGGGGCTCTTGCCTTCATTCTGTTTATGCTGCTGGGATTACCAGCTCTCAATCTGGTTAACGTCAACGTCAGTCGGATCATGGAACGAGCGTCGGAAATTGGCATCCGGAAAGCTTTCGGTGCACCCATTCAGACGCTGGTCTGGCAGTTTATAGTCGAAAATATTTTCATCACGCTGATCGGGGGCGCTATTGCCCTATTGCTGACCTCCGGTATCATTTATTTTATCAACAGCAGTGGCTGGATTGCCTACGCCGATCTAACCATCAACCTAAGCGTGTTCCTGATCAGCATCTTCGTGTGTTTAATTTTCGGATTTCTATCGGGTGTATTGCCCGCCCTTCGCATGTCCCGCTTATCGATCGCAGACGCCTTAAAATCGTAA